The Hordeum vulgare subsp. vulgare chromosome 7H, MorexV3_pseudomolecules_assembly, whole genome shotgun sequence DNA window AAGAATTTTCATGCCGAGATCCTTCTCTCTATGGCTTGTGAACGGCAGCGATCTTGACAAGATGTGTGGCAAAGATGCGCTCTACGCTTCAGACAAAACATTTGTCCAGCCTAAGCAAGTGGTGAGATTTCTCCTCCTACTCATGTGCAGCTTCAACAATGTGTCTGATGCGGTTTCGTTCTTTGATTTTGAGCAACCCTGCTCTGATTCTGTTCACCAGGAAGGCGTGAAGACTAAGGTGAAGAGCGATTTGAGTAAGGAGGCGCAGCCTGCGAGAGGAGCACAAAGCTCCCTGAGAAAAGAGGTAAATCGCCGTAAAATTCTACTACTTTCCGTTGATTTTCTGTTGACATCTCGCCTTTGAGGTAGTATTTTATTTTTTAGTATGGAACTCCATACTTTAATGCAGATAATAAGCTGCATTTCCTTCTTATCCGCGTGCTTGCTAGGcgcttttttctttcagttttagCTAGACAGTAGGTAGCTTTGATGATTTATAGTACTTGTTTTTCTTCCCAGAATATGAAATGGCATGGTATTTTTTGTTCAGCAAAAAGTTGTTGCACatactctctctctgtttctgtgaactctctctctgtttctctgaaCTTGGTTCACAAATGTTTCTTCTTCTGATTTCTTGgctgaagaaaatgtttcttctattATCCAATCTCTCACTAGGCTTGCTTTGCTATTTATTTGCTGCCTTTGCTGCTGGATTTTGCCTTTAGTATAGCAGACTCACGTGATTGCCTGATGCAGATTCTTCAACTAGAAAAGCACCTCACGGATCAGCAGGTCATGCGTGGCGCCCTGGAGAAAGCTCTGGGGCCAGACGCCGCTCCGGTCAACAACCTCTTGCACGAGAATTCAATGCCCGGTGCCAGGGTTTCCTGCAAGAGCAGAGGCGATGCCATGCTCCCGTCCAACTACCCGCCCTCGCCGTCCCGTACTTGTGCTCGACACTGCTgtgcatgtgtggcgcctaagcgctcgGCGTCACACTGCATCATGTGCAATGCCCGAGGCTTAAGCGTCACACGGCCGGGGTAGGCCCTACAGCGTCAGCGTGGCCCTTTTGTGTGGCGTCGACGGCTAAGGCGTCACACAGTATAGTGTGGCGCCTAAGTGTCAGGCATCACATAAAAGGGTTAGTtgaatgaatttttttcaaacgTAGTCCAGTTTATAAATTCTTACTGTCTAAGGGTCATATTTGTTGATTTTGCCACCACCATGTGAGAGAGCGCCACTGCGCAGGGTGGGTGCTGCAGGAAAGGAAATTACCGCGGCCGGGGTGGGAGGCTTGTTCCGGAATCCCATCAagatatctctccctaataataaagcgaatAGGGTTTTTGGTCGTTCGTTGTAGCAGTTTTGCAAAAACATTCCTCTGTTTTTTcgtaatcaacccgcggtccttcTGTTAGTCAGGTCGGACCGTTTTTTTACGTTTTACGCAAAACCCCCTATATCTAATCTGAACTAACCCACAGTCCCTCTTTTACTGCACCGTCCATATTGGGCTCGGCCTGATGTGTTCATGGGATTAATCATTGCCTTCCTAGGATCATGTCGAAAAATTTATACGATTTGGCTAGATAATAATACCACATCGCTTCTTTACACCTAATCTCACTGGTTCATATAGGTACACATTAATGATTCAACAAGCAACCAAATAAATCAAAAAAAGAAGCGAGGATAATAGCAAGGGAAAGGAAACGGTCGATCAAAGAAAAGCAGGATGCAACACCATGGTATGAATCCGGTCCGGCAAGAAAGTCATGCATCACCAACCAAAAATGCTGAAGGCAAACTCGAGCCTCTCGGAGGAAgaacaatcaaagagaagagaggcGAAGGAAATGCAAAAAAGGGGAGGGGCATGCGCGGGGACGACCGGTGCTGGCTCATGAACGAGCAAGGCAGGGCAGGCGTTAACGCCGGTGTTGGGATTCCCAGTGGTTGCACAAAGTGGGTGATCCCGATGGGCTGGAGCGGTGAGGTCTCGGTGGTACGACAGATCCGATGGCATGCGGTGTAGGGGCGTCGTGGGAGGGGATCCTGGCGGCGGTGGGTGATAAAGAAAAGCTCAGCGGCGAGGATGGACGAGTAACGTTGTGTTTTGGGTGGTGAGGTAGCAGGGCGGTGCGTGCGTCATGGATGAGGAACATGGCGATGTGTGGATAGCTCTTCTCTCGGTGCATACTACTTTTTTTTATCTTTAAAACTACCGACGGGAAGCTGCTGGATCCAACCATGCTCATCCGGGCTAAACTGAACTGTTTAGAGCTATTCGTGGGTGTATCAAGGGATAGGTGTTGTTCAATTTGATTCTCCTTTTATTCCTTACtgcaagtttaaaaaaaatgtacAATTTCACTCATTTTTTGTTCATATTTTTGATTTTTCGTTTAAAAATTTAAATCTTGGATTGTCCTTTTCGTCCAAGATTTTCCGAAAACTATCCAAAATTCTTAAGTTCGTCCATTTTGTTGAAGGGAGATACATTTTTCAAAACAAAGCACAAAACCTTGGCTCGATGCTATGCGTCTAGAAccaatttcaatttttttattagATGGGCACCAATTATAATTACTTGCTATTGTTTATTGTTACTGTCGAGTTTAATATTCATGCCTACCATATCTTTTGAATACATTATAAGATAGACTAACCAAAAGTAAGTGAAATATTGGAAGAAATATTTGTTAATGGAGAAAGATATTTAGGGATCGTCGGTACTTGCTGACCACCAATAACTCGCCCTAATAATAAATCAAACAGGGTTTTtggtcgtccgtcgtggcatttTTATGAAAAAGTCCCTCTGTTTTCagttaatcaacccgcagtcctttctTAAGTGGAAAAAACGTTTCGTCCGTCATGCATCTTTGCGAAAACACCCTTTCAAACCCGCAGTCCTTTGCGGCCCTccgtcccctccccctcctcctcctcccggtcgcccgtcctcctcctcctccctccctcccttccctccccctcctcctcctcccggccgcccctccccctcctcctcctctcggccgcccgtcctcctcctcctccacctccctccctcccctccccctcctcctcctcccggccgcccctccccctccttctctcgatcgcccctcctcctcctcctcctcccttcctccttccccctcctcctcccgtcgcccctcctcctccctgactcgcctccccctcctcctcctcccggccgcccctcctccccctcctcccctcgctgaCGCGGTGATGGGTGTGGTTGTGGATGGAGGAGCAGAGGGTCTGAAATCGGTCCTGGAACAGTTCAACTCAACGTCACACGAACATTCCATGTCGTTTGATCCAAGAAGCACGTGCACgacctcttcctctccttccacGCCGTCAACTTCTTGGCACGCCGTGCCATGAccatgtgtaacatcccaaaattataaattttggaatgttataacaaatagATAATTAGGAATTTTTCTAGCATGCTATGTGATTGATTGTTTaaaattgagtggaatttgatatttttttttctaaaaaaaatgagagggaatgaaatgactttcccattttattttgaattcaaattcatccatttaaaatgagtgagagaagatgacatgacttcttcaactataaagaatttgaatgaatgtggcatttgatttttttcctttggtttttgatttgaattttatttttggcacaatatttcaaccacaatttttttGCTCACAATATACttggcaagcaagaaagagaggaggtaacatgacaccccaaaaaaaataaaagtcagaagaaaaaaaatactaccaaaaattttaaagacaaaatttggattttattgaattttaaaaaataaagttttataaagtttttattttgtgaaaaataaaatgttcatgttgtaggaaattttattctaatttttttgatatataatatgtctatataaaatattctcttaatttcgtttataaatatatatttttcttcgttgtttttttcaaaaattaataaaaataaaattaaaataaaaaaaatcggcTGCCGGAAGTGCGCCAGACGCGGGTGGCCAAAACTCTTTGACCCATGCGACACtcctcttcctttctttttctttttttccacaatacgtatatgtttagtcccacattgcctatctatggaccataaaacttcccttccacctataaatatatacccataggagcatccaaaaatcatctatttcgggttaaatcaatcttttgatttgattaggtttattaaataaaaatattcttttctcttcggcgggatttctcgaagtcgtctcctcattggaattaattcttactctgcattctaaaggtatttctcttcgtattttttttactcccgtagtttattatttctagactagtattcctacactagtatacggtagagtaattagatatattaattagtctttgtatttacacattagtactataattcttttagacatagcacttttcttccgtaaaacagcttgaccctgatttttcaaatagccataactttttactcgtttatccgaattagaagaaaccaatgcctagagtttcgtcttgatcccatccggtgaacctatcatatcaactttttgaaattttcaaatttcgaaatttgttcatattcatattcaaacttcttttgatcatatctttttatccgtagctccgtttagatgaattcaattgcgtcggattcgtatcaatgtAATATTTCCGTTTGtaccattagttttaacttttcaacttataattttgatcaaatcagatttatctattagtgcccaaaagtgttcacatcgttctaagccgattcaatgttatattgaagtatttgtaccttttgatccgctatttcaaatctagcaattcttttttctacacgttcatattgatctcctatatccagtagcatcattagtttcgacctttgaaccttacaaatttgagcgattcaaatttgtattcgaacattcatttgatcttatcttgcaaatcataccaccttttcaattgattccttttacccctaaacactcatgtcatatatttttgtacgtaaccatcgtacttcagttcaaattatcttgaccttttgaatgcaaattcaattcgtaCTTCaatcgctataacttgtgttgtagtgctccatttcaagaaattctttctacaaataaattcgtatgtcttatactatttgtcaaataacattcatgttgttctcccaatatttttgatcatctcccatagtgtatgcaagtcgagcttatatagcaatagttcatcgtccattacctcttttgatctcattcatgcaccttcactttacaacacagctaggacctttttattaaaccttaatacgttgttattttgcaccaagacatgctttgttcttatgttctcttggttcttcctttttggcatgaatgtttactgAATGCTATTCgtatacgatagattgctcggagtgtggcaagtagaattatcaggattttgagagcaactatcttcatcaagtaataccaggcaagtcatttgatcatgtatcacctatgttttatgcatcgtagttctaccatcctatgcccaatttgcatgctgactaggtacttggaaattatggttacatattgtagtatcatgtggtaggcacccaacaaccccgttacttgtcccgggacgacaaatttcatattgctatgcttgagtagacgggattctggttgagagtttatcacgagtgatgcgagaataatttaataaccaagaccggttaagtcaagacttttcaagacctcatgatgcaatgcaactctgggtgaaggacggttgatcggctccctagacaaaccagtggatgacccgggatgctggagacggccatgacatcttgcggaaagcttcacccaggctcaaagggaaggacggatattttcaagacccaaggcttacctgcacaaccacaagtcattatgggctctggcttggttggacaatgcggcgattctggacaggcggtgccagcagatgtagaagaacggtaggattggatgggcaccgacagggattcagagggacccgttgaaagaccatgttttgatcatccggtcttcaaacactctgaagtgcgaggacatactcggaggcgatcaaatcttgtggggaacgtgtgcaaaactctgcaaagtactcaaacctaatcgattagccgtgtccacggtcatggacaacttgagccaaaggaactgaagttatctggaattctcaacaccatttatatatttgatgtgggtaatattgataacctgggtatgagaactggttggcggaaccatctcattaacaaccaacaacgtagtaatattttgcttttagcccctcttgttgtaggagaaaatttgctttacgctaaaacttacaacaccacctgccatatatgcatatagtatagatgatattttaccccctctcatatgtgacttgccagcatattcattatgctgacctacacggctgcaacgtcttatgttgcagatatttttcttcgacgagtaagagtacgattcagggttacggtctacactcaacttgccgttggtgtttattgggactccactcccttgactgcttccgttgagatatttaaggtatatatcagttttacgctatttacatgtgattgcactttgatatatacattgatgtactgtgtgtgccagcatactgatccgggaatggcacagatacacagaggcttgactcgttttgagtcgggtcgctacaccacgCACCACCgaccagcagcagcaccaccatttCCCCTCCACTCGTCGGGCTCCTCCACCGGCTCCGCCGACTCCGCGCCGTGGAGCAGCTGCTGCCACCACCGCCCCCGCTGCCGTCCGACACCAGCGACGCCGACGAGAAGCTCTTGCTCAACATGCTCTCCCGGCACCAGGGTGCCTCCGCACACAAGGCAGTGGCGGTGGCGCTGCCGCTGAAGCAGGGGGCCGCCGACCCGCTGTGAACTTTTTGGCCCGTCACACTTGCGCAGTTGTGCTAGAGGAGAGGGTCCTTTTTACAGTCAAAATAATCCCAGCTTGCTCCTTTACATGTAATCTCACCGGTTTATATACGTATGGCCCAGTGAATCAACAAGCGGCTCTGGAATTAGGATGGGAAAGAAGGAAGGGAAAAACGAATCGGCAAACGATCCATGAAGAAATTAACTCAGCAAGAGCACGGAAGACTGAGGGCGCGCGGGGGGaggggggcgaggaggagatgggcTCACCAAAGGATACCAGCAGCAACAACCAGAAGCACAACAAGTAGGAGGCGTACCTCCCGATTATATCTGAAGCGCAATGTGATATGTATGCAAGATTCTTGATATGTATGCACGATTAAAGGAGGAACATTTCCTTGGGACCATAAATTAAAACCGTATTATGAGGATGATGTGTTGAATGTATACATCAATAAAAATCATTGATCCATTTTGTTCGCCGATCTATTTCTTTTTACTTGGGGTCAAAAATTGAATCTCTATTGTTCTTGGCTTTCTTGCATGACTTTTTTAATTAACTATTGATTTGTAAAATTAATGACAGATTGGTGCAATTTTACTAAATTCGAATTGTTTTATTTTGGGTTGTAAATTTCAAACTTTTGTAAATTAAGAGCGTGGGAAATTTATTTTTtgcattgcaacgcacgggcccttttgctagttagcTATAAAATAATTCAATCGGGCAAAGACCAAGGCAAAGACCAAGACTACCGATGAGGAGATCTTTATGCACACAAACTGATCCAATTTCAACTTAGTACTTTCCCTTTAAAAAAATTAAGTTTATACTGGATCCCTCCGTTCAATTAGTACCAGCCTAATGGATCCCATTAAGGTATTAAACTGAACAAGATGGAAAAAAAGTATTAAACTGAACAAGATGAAAAAAAATCAATTGCCACGTGTGGTAGATACATCTTTTTTATGAGTTCGATGCTCAATTTTGAGAGAAGGTACATAGTTTAAATAAGATATGTTCATCAAAATATGGTTACGTATTACCCTTCTTAATTTCTTGTTTTATACGTCTGTGTGCTAATTAGCAAGATTGCTAGTATCCATATGGTAAGGACAAAAACAAGCATTGTGTTGTATTCGAGAAAAGAAatgattgttttgtttatgtcccTCAAGGAGATATTTTTCAGAACATAAATTAGTACTTCTACAACTCAGAATTCAAAGGAATTAGCTTTAGTTACTGTTGAACAACAATCTAGCAAAAATATATATGATGAGAATATATTGAGTAATCACGATAGTGCTACTGATTCACCAAATAATACAAAAATATAGGTACCGATTGACAACTTTTACTGTGAATATTTATGACCCTGATTATTTTGATAGTTGAGATGACAATGCAACATAAGATTAGTGTCGTGAGTATTTATTTGCAATCAAAATGTAAAACAAATACTccaaattttatatggttttaggGCCCTTTTATGTTGTCTTGCCCCGGGCCCATGAAATCTCAGGACCGGCACTGGTCCAAGTGAAAGCATAACCAACACTATTTTGCTGTATAAAATACATACATACTGCCAAATAATTAAGGTCTCTTTGACTCACAAaattagcaaaaataattaagcGCAGACTTGAATtagaagttcataacaaataaaaAGAACTATTCTTCCCGATGGACATGAGTGGGACTGAAACTTACCTCGGAAACTTATTGAAAGTAACTGCCAAGGAAAATGGTGATTATATTTTCTTGCTTTGTCCATCCACGCTCTTTCTAAATTTGTAATACACATGCATAAAAGTTTTGTTTTAACACAACATCTATATAGTTTGCCATGTATTAAGGATGATGAGTCACAAAAAACAAATATAATTGCTCAATTTTCATTGAATTAGACACAATGTAATGATGGAAAACTAATGTTAGCATAAAATTCGACATCATATTTATTTTTTTGCGGGGAAAGGGTGAATTTTATTCTAAAATCAAAGAGTGACAACTAGCTGGGTGGGTATGAGTTGTGGCACATATGAAGAGACAACTCTAAGTAATAAACTGTGAAGAATTAAACAATTAATCCATCAGATTAAAAAGTGTATGCATGTATGAAAATACCTCCCAAGCATGCATAACGTCAAGAATAACAATGAAAGATCTATGTGAATGTGCCACGTTGCAACCGATCATGTTGTATGGAGAACACCAAACATTATTGTCAGCATGGATGTAACCATAAAGGATACTTTATGTCGAAAGTAACCAAGAGTGAAATGCCATAGTAGTGGAAAGGAAAAAAATGTAAGTATGAGTACTTGAtattttgattttgttgttggtggAAAATACCtaagaaaaatatatattatgAGTTTACATTGGAAGATGAGGAGGGCAAGAGAGAAGCTACAAATTAGCAAAAAGTTTTATGCATTAAAACAAAGGAATTATGACCTTCTATTTTAACACCAACATTGTTTTTTGCCGAATAAAATTTATGTGGTCGCTCATTAATTGGGTATGAGTAGCGGGTCACAAGacaaataatttattggaaaaaTAGTACAAATATTTAATGCAGGAATAGACATAATATAGTAATTATTCTTTCGAAAAACAAAGACTCGCGGATGAAAGTTGACTAGGGGCATGTGTATTGGCAAAATTTGCACGAGAAACAAAATAATTACATAAAATTAAGCTATCGGGTTTTCACCAATTATAATTATATATCTAATAATATATTAACATCTCAAAAGTAACATGACAATAATAAAAATAACTAAAAATTCAAGCCGcgtgatgacgaggtgatgtatatacttctcacccctagttggaccccaagtggaaggtggagatgtagtcagcagcaaatttcccttacacggagactgtaaggtttatcgaacgaggaggactcctaggctcaacaagtaggtgtcttccaccctggcgctagcagaagacgtagacctgcacacacaacaaattactttgctcccaacgagtacagagaggttgtcaatctctccggccttgtagtttccaaaggatcaaaacacaagcgggaaggtaatagtgattgcaacagaaaagtatataaagcggtaaatagtggaggtgtaagaaatgatggtgatatggaccagagtcacatgatgttcactagtgatgtctctctcccaaaagatgataaacaactatgctagggtaaacaaatcacagttgggcaattgacagaattatgatcgcaccacaatgctaattattctccttgatagttagaggttcaatagtaatgtgcAACTAGATCATCGATGACGCGCATTGCTGCGCCCGTCAATTTGTATAATATCATATTCATAATGGtataactatattgcacatcaatTGCGTTAGTTACTTTTGTACAAACAAAGCTATGAGTTGAGAATTTCACACGCAGGAAATACTCGCATACAATTTGGTTGATACAATAACATACATGGAAATCTTATTGCAAGGGAAacttataaaagaaaataaaagcacAACACAACACATGCATGCTCTTCCAATGATAAAAAAAATGCATCAAGGTAATACTGGAAAAAGACATGATAGCACCATTAGTGACCACAAAGACATCTAAAAGGAAGCAAAAATTGAAGGTATAGAATGTTCATTAGTAATATATATAACTACAAGATACAAGTTAATTTGTCGTGCCCATACATTTGTACAATAGAATGATAGAAGTTTTCGTAAATATATATCCACATGAAACCAACAATATTTGCACACTAATGGCAAGAGAAGGTGCAAAAAATGTGACACAAATTTATCACATTATATCCTCTTTAGAGGCTAGCACCTGTGCTCTTGCAAAGAGTTTAACTCTTGAATTTGAACATCACATTTTTGAAAAATCCTTGTGGCTGACCGGAAATTCTATGGCGTTCATGCAATTGGCCATCTCTTTAAATATGTATAGA harbors:
- the LOC123407672 gene encoding uncharacterized protein LOC123407672, which encodes MEVEAHEKKGHRAFAKAIKSLGSHRRSNCDLDKMCGKDALYASDKTFVQPKQVEGVKTKVKSDLSKEAQPARGAQSSLRKEILQLEKHLTDQQVMRGALEKALGPDAAPVNNLLHENSMPGARVSCKSRGDAMLPSNYPPSPSRTCARHCCACVAPKRSASHCIMCNARGLSVTRPG